A portion of the Ricinus communis isolate WT05 ecotype wild-type chromosome 10, ASM1957865v1, whole genome shotgun sequence genome contains these proteins:
- the LOC8263099 gene encoding protein NODULATION SIGNALING PATHWAY 2: protein MGSQSYEVFQPSWPFHNIINSSFDYGFMGMDVHADVCQFSSSFSTGDDTTSDISSIPCLSTLFPNGFAQSPACTDNQLQALSVEDFLLDNEGFDPNLNGDMEFLYGQFCESEDSFPFSNEGKELWSPSSPSTKFSEAASAESTSIQPSLLVFPGEESELDNRLTVLHLLKAYGEAMENQKTELAGVLIRCLREKVSLAGEPLLRIAFSLSQDTEKHGDYLKQESSNNFEAAFRAFYQIFPNGRIAHFAANSAILEAMPADAEMIHIVDFDMGEGVQWPPMLETLARLQKGVRLTAIKWEQENCDEAPLMWSFSEAKRRLVDHARPFGLKLKVEEMGIEDLVSEIKRTKKRGGRKEWLAFNCMVGLPHMGRVRSRKLVEDFVRVAKDLMADSVCCNSSNRGILTFGDGDAWETVRDCSGFASYFEGNLMHYQALLESIEMNFPIHLAEARMALECLFVTPFISSQAWIQRWMEMKECCNLQMGTSLEGWRVSNESLEEARETVKEKQSLYKVRIGGEWNNEMILEWRGTQLVRVSAWRN from the coding sequence ATGGGTTCTCAGTCTTATGAAGTGTTTCAGCCTTCATGGCCATTCCACAATATCATAAATTCAAGTTTTGACTATGGTTTTATGGGCATGGATGTCCATGCTGACGTCTGCcagttttcttcttcattttcaacAGGAGACGACACTACCTCTGATATTTCATCAATCCCTTGTTTATCTACCCTGTTTCCAAATGGATTTGCGCAATCTCCAGCTTGTACTGATAATCAGCTTCAGGCTTTGTCAGTTGAAGATTTTTTGCTTGATAATGAAGGGTTTGACCCTAATTTAAATGGAGATATGGAGTTTCTATATGGGCAGTTCTGCGAAAGCGAGGACAGTTTTCCCTTTTCTAATGAAGGGAAAGAATTATGGAGTCCCAGTAGTCCTTCAACAAAGTTTAGTGAAGCAGCATCAGCAGAATCAACATCAATTCAACCATCTTTACTTGTCTTTCCAGGGGAAGAATCTGAACTCGACAATCGGTTGACCGTCCTTCATCTGCTCAAGGCTTATGGAGAAGCAATGGAGAATCAGAAGACTGAGCTCGCAGGTGTGCTTATCAGGTGTTTAAGAGAGAAAGTTAGCCTGGCTGGCGAACCTTTATTGCGTATAGCATTCAGCTTGTCTCAGGATACCGAAAAGCATGGGGATTATCTAAAACAAGAATCTTCCAACAACTTTGAAGCAGCTTTCAGGGCGTTTTACCAAATATTCCCTAATGGAAGAATCGCTCATTTCGCGGCTAATTCAGCAATTCTTGAAGCCATGCCAGCTGATGCAGAGATGATACATATAGTGGATTTTGACATGGGGGAAGGAGTTCAATGGCCTCCAATGCTTGAGACCTTGGCAAGGCTACAGAAAGGAGTCAGATTGACTGCAATCAAATGGGAACAGGAAAATTGTGATGAGGCTCCTCTGATGTGGAGTTTCAGTGAGGCGAAAAGGAGACTGGTCGATCATGCTAGACCTTTCGGTCTCAAATTAAAGGTGGAGGAGATGGGAATTGAGGATTTGGTTAGTGAGATAAAAAGGACGAAGAAAAGAGGAGGTAGAAAAGAATGGTTAGCCTTCAATTGTATGGTAGGACTTCCACACATGGGGAGGGTGAGAAGTAGAAAGCTAGTGGAAGACTTTGTAAGAGTAGCTAAGGATTTGATGGCCGATTCTGTTTGCTGTAATAGTAGCAACAGGGGTATCCTTACTTTTGGAGATGGGGATGCTTGGGAAACTGTGAGAGATTGCTCAGGTTTTGCATCATATTTTGAAGGAAATTTGATGCATTACCAAGCCTTGCTCGAGTCAATCGAGATGAATTTTCCCATTCATCTTGCAGAAGCAAGAATGGCCCTGGAATGTCTTTTTGTGACACCTTTTATCTCCTCTCAAGCTTGGATTCAGAGGTGGATGGAGATGAAGGAATGCTGTAACCTGCAAATGGGAACTAGCCTGGAGGGTTGGAGAGTCAGTAATGAGAGCTTGGAAGAAGCTAGAGAGACGGTGAAAGAAAAGCAAAGTTTATATAAGGTGAGAATCGGAGGAGAGTGGAACAATGAGATGATTTTGGAGTGGAGAGGAACACAATTAGTCAGAGTTTCAGCATGGAGAAATTAA